A stretch of the Aegilops tauschii subsp. strangulata cultivar AL8/78 chromosome 4, Aet v6.0, whole genome shotgun sequence genome encodes the following:
- the LOC109787573 gene encoding uncharacterized protein translates to MSSEPPPPPPLPPSGAAPAAKPPSIPSTTLATAALATAADGTTTTISSLGQDQLLDIFLRLPNLPDLVRAALTCRPWLGAVRSSPSFRRLFRAIHPAPLLGIFLKVDDDTAPSFAPLRRSDPVVTAALRRGDFFLTSLPLDDAWTVTDCRDGYILLWNTFWAVAVVNPMTWAVDVISFPDDVADGSLRDFAFLGFHLLTSEENPRSFRVVCLCADVSRVRVAVFSSETSDWAVHPWVEIGGENSLKYGAGTLVDGSVYWPFYGEGRIIRINTATMDVSSLDLPSHTTIDYWQDDFMVGDTKDGELCIAHASDDFLLHVWIRSVGSDGIGIWARQNIVSCSAEIDRVARGLEGQVRVVQVRSGCVYFSMTRMTLAGTQRTWFFYLSLETMEIELLIHGTFDDCAFPYHMAWPPCLIGDDGSTGHEVEASC, encoded by the coding sequence ATGTCcagcgagccgccgccgccgccgccgctgccgccgtcgGGGGCTGCGCCAGCAGCGAAACCTCCGTCCATCCCCTCCACCACCCTCGCCACCGCTGCCCTCGCTACCGCCGCCGACGGAACCACCACCACCATATCCTCCCTCGGCCAAGACCAGCTTCTCGACATCTTCCTCCGCCTGCCCAACCTCCCGGACCTCGTCCGCGCCGCGCTCACCTGCCGCCCATGGCTCGGCGCCGTCCGCTCCTCCCCGTCCTTCCGCCGCCTCTTCCGCGCCATCCACCCGGCGCCCCTCCTCGGGATCTTCCTCAAAGTGGACGACGACACCGCCCCCTCCTTCGCCCCCCTGCGCCGCTCGGATCCCGTCGTcaccgccgccctccgccgcgggGACTTCTTCCTCACCTCCCTCCCCCTGGACGATGCCTGGACTGTCACGGACTGCCGCGACGGTTACATCCTCCTATGGAATACTTTCTGGGCCGTGGCTGTGGTGAACCCCATGACCTGGGCTGTGGATGTCATCtccttccccgacgacgtcgcgGATGGGAGCCTTCGCGATTTCGCCTTCCTTGGTTTCCACCTGCTGACTTCCGAGGAGAACCCCCGGTCGTTCCGCGTGGTCTGCCTCTGCGCCGACGTGTCTAGGGTTCGTGTCGCCGTCTTCTCGTCCGAGACCTCGGATTGGGCCGTCCACCCCTGGGTGGAGATCGGTGGCGAAAACAGCCTCAAGTACGGTGCAGGCACGCTGGTGGATGGTTCAGTTTACTGGCCTTTCTATGGCGAAGGACGCATTATCAGGATCAACACAGCCACCATGGATGTCTCCTCTCTGGATCTACCCTCACACACAACTATTGATTACTGGCAAGACGATTTCATGGTTGGGGATACCAAGGATGGAGAACTCTGCATTGCCCATGCATCCGATGATTTTCTCCTCCATGTTTGGATCCGTAGTGTGGGTAGTGATGGAATTGGGATTTGGGCGCGGCAGAACATAGTCTCTTGCAGTGCAGAAATTGATCGGGTCGCTCGGGGCTTGGAGGGCCAAGTCAGGGTTGTGCAAGTGAGGTCTGGATGTGTCTACTTCTCCATGACACGCATGACCCTTGCTGGCACACAGCGCACCTGGTTCTTCTACCTTTCATTGGAGACCATGGAGATCGAGTTACTAATCCATGGCACATTTGATGACTGTGCCTTTCCGTATCATATGGCCTGGCCTCCTTGTTTGATTGGTGATGATGGGAGCACTGGACATGAAGTTGAAGCTTCTTGCTGA